Within the Streptomyces sp. R41 genome, the region ATCTCGGTGGGCTGGTTGGCGCACGACTCCGGGCGCTTCGACGACGCGCGCTCGCACTACGCGGAGGCCCTCGCGACCGCCCGGATGTCGGGCGACCCGGGCCTGGAGGCGCACGCCTTCTGCAACACGGCGTTCCTGGCGCGCGACGCGGGGCGCCCGCGCGAGGCCGTGCGCGCGGCACAGGCGGCACAGCGCGCCGCGCGCCCCCTCGGCTCGCCGCGTCTGCTCTCCCTGCTCGCGCTGCGCGAGGCGGGCGGCTGGGCCGGGCTCGCCGACCGCACCGGGTGCGAACAGGCGCTGGCGCGCGCGCAGGCACTCTACGAACGGGGCCCTTCGGAGATGGATCCCGAGTGGATGACCTTCTACGGAGAGGCCGAACTGGAGGGTCTGGAGGCGCAGTGCTGGTCGATGCTGGGCGACTGGCCCCGGGCGGCCCGCCACGCGCGCCGTGCCGCCGAGCTCCAGGACCCGCACTTCACCCGCAACATCGCCCTCTACACCGCCGAACTCGCCGACGACCTCGCCCGCGGCGGCCGCCCCGACGAGGCCGCCCTCGCCGGCCTGCGCGTCCTGGACCTCCTCGGCGAGGTCCAGTCCTCCCGCATCCAGACCATGCTGGCGGGAACGGCCCGCGTACTGCTCCCACACCGCAGGGCCTCGGGCGTCTCGACGTTCCTGGAACGCCACGCGTCCTTGCCGCGCACGGCGTAAGGGCCGTCGGGGCGGGACTTTGCTTCCGCCGTGCCCGGCGTGGGTGCTGGGCGGGGGCGGGTCGCGCAGCCCGGCGCTCATGGGGTGCCGCCTTCTTCGGGACGGGTGCCGCCCTGGCGGCACGCATGCCCGCCGCTGCCTCAGCTGCTACCCCGCCAGATGACCGCAGTCGTTCCACGTCTCGATCGCGGGCTCCCCGTAGGCCCACCCCAGCACCGACAGCGAGGTCGGATTGAGCCGGATCCGGGCCGCGAAGTCGAGGGGAAGGCCCAGCCAGCGAGCGCCTATGGAGCGCAGGATGTGCCCGTGGGCGAAGACCAGGACGTCACGGTCCTCGGCCCGGGCCCAGGCGACGACGGCGTCCGCGCGCGCGGAGACCTGCTCCAGGGTCTCCCCCTCGGGGACGCCGTCGCGCCAGATGAACCAGCCCGGGCGCACCCCCTGGATCTCGGCCGGTGTCATGCCCTCGTACGCGCCGTAGTCCCACTCCATGAGCGTGTCCCAGGTCGTCGCACGCTCCCCGAACCCGGCGAGTTCGCACGTCTCACGCGCGCGTGCCAGCGGACTGGTGCGCACCTCGACCCCGGAGAGGCCGT harbors:
- a CDS encoding histidine phosphatase family protein, coding for MAPRILLARHGQTQWSLSGKHTGRTDVPLLEEGRRGAKLLGERLHRAPFDGLSGVEVRTSPLARARETCELAGFGERATTWDTLMEWDYGAYEGMTPAEIQGVRPGWFIWRDGVPEGETLEQVSARADAVVAWARAEDRDVLVFAHGHILRSIGARWLGLPLDFAARIRLNPTSLSVLGWAYGEPAIETWNDCGHLAG